The following are encoded in a window of Saccharothrix longispora genomic DNA:
- a CDS encoding Hsp70 family protein, producing MGYGLGIDLGTTFTAAAVSGQSGTRVVPLGRDVVAPSTVFAGADGALLTGDAAEAAAVADPKRVSRGHKRRLGDPAPLVVGGAPYAPSALLAAQLRDVVAAVTAHEGGPPDAVVLTCPAVWGPYRREHFDEVHRLAGLTGVRVVTEPEAAATHYSAERRLGDGELIAVYDLGGGTFDATVLRAQDDGMRILGTPEGVERLGGIDFDQAVLAHLDALLDGALTALDPAAPDTPAVLAAARALCVEAKQQLSTEPDVTLPSPLPGDTRQVTITRLRFNDMVRHSVSLTTEALHRTIHSAGLRPDDLTGVLLAGGSSRIPLVAQMVSATFGKPIHVGLHPKLTVALGAAAIARNIASAPAPARQSPVTGAAVGAPPVGAARATPPTGSARAASSKRKRPWLVPAAAVLAVVAVGTTAALAFSGDPRGDERAAGVSSAQSPAPGSAQPSASGSASPSTVRQRAVSGPELEVYGGRGATAYRGMLGSAEDDWAGTAIGDDNTAAYQAISASPDGAAGLRVTWSGTAPGQVYLQHTDGGTDLSTYADVPSALVIDLTLHQEPTATTALAVHCVYPCAAELDATALLRRLPIGAERSVKIPITCFTAAGLDPKKVNTPFLLTTAGRLDATLHHVRWVPGAAQDPDATPCEALG from the coding sequence GTGGGGTACGGGCTGGGCATCGATCTGGGCACGACGTTCACGGCGGCGGCCGTGTCCGGGCAGTCCGGCACGAGGGTGGTGCCGCTGGGCCGCGACGTCGTGGCCCCGTCCACGGTGTTCGCCGGGGCGGACGGCGCGCTGCTGACCGGTGACGCGGCAGAGGCGGCTGCGGTCGCCGACCCGAAGCGGGTCTCGCGCGGGCACAAGCGCAGGCTCGGCGACCCCGCGCCGCTCGTCGTCGGGGGTGCTCCCTACGCGCCCTCGGCGCTGCTGGCCGCGCAGCTGCGCGACGTGGTGGCCGCGGTGACCGCCCACGAGGGCGGTCCGCCGGACGCGGTGGTGCTGACCTGCCCGGCGGTGTGGGGTCCCTACCGGCGCGAGCACTTCGACGAGGTGCACCGCCTCGCCGGCCTGACCGGCGTGCGCGTCGTGACCGAACCCGAGGCCGCCGCGACCCACTACAGCGCGGAGCGCCGGCTGGGCGACGGCGAGCTCATCGCCGTCTACGACCTCGGTGGCGGCACCTTCGACGCCACCGTCCTGCGCGCGCAGGACGATGGCATGCGCATCCTCGGCACCCCGGAGGGCGTCGAGCGCCTCGGCGGCATCGACTTCGACCAGGCCGTGCTGGCGCACCTCGACGCCCTGCTCGACGGGGCGCTCACCGCCCTCGACCCCGCCGCACCCGACACGCCCGCCGTCCTGGCCGCGGCTCGCGCGCTGTGCGTCGAGGCCAAGCAGCAGCTCTCCACCGAACCCGACGTCACACTGCCCTCGCCGCTGCCCGGCGACACCCGGCAGGTCACGATCACCCGGCTGCGGTTCAACGACATGGTCCGCCACTCGGTGTCGCTGACCACGGAGGCGCTGCACCGCACCATCCACTCCGCCGGGTTGCGCCCCGACGACCTCACCGGCGTGCTGCTCGCCGGCGGTTCCTCCCGCATCCCCCTCGTCGCGCAGATGGTCTCCGCCACCTTCGGCAAACCCATCCACGTCGGCCTGCACCCCAAGCTGACCGTCGCCCTCGGCGCGGCGGCCATCGCCCGGAACATCGCATCTGCCCCCGCACCGGCACGTCAGTCGCCCGTGACCGGTGCAGCGGTCGGTGCTCCGCCCGTCGGCGCGGCTCGTGCCACCCCGCCTACCGGCTCGGCGCGCGCGGCGTCGTCGAAGCGGAAGCGCCCGTGGCTCGTCCCGGCGGCGGCGGTGCTCGCGGTCGTGGCGGTCGGTACGACCGCGGCCCTGGCGTTCAGCGGCGACCCCCGAGGCGATGAACGGGCCGCCGGCGTCAGCTCGGCGCAGTCTCCCGCACCCGGTTCGGCGCAACCTTCCGCGTCCGGTTCGGCGAGCCCTTCGACGGTGCGGCAGCGAGCGGTGAGCGGACCCGAACTGGAGGTCTACGGCGGTCGGGGGGCGACCGCGTACCGCGGCATGCTCGGCAGCGCCGAGGACGACTGGGCGGGCACGGCCATCGGCGACGACAACACCGCCGCCTACCAGGCCATCTCCGCGTCCCCCGACGGAGCCGCGGGCCTGCGGGTGACGTGGAGCGGCACGGCGCCCGGCCAGGTCTACCTCCAGCACACCGACGGCGGCACGGACCTCAGCACCTACGCCGACGTCCCGAGCGCCCTCGTCATCGACCTGACCCTGCACCAGGAGCCGACCGCCACCACGGCGCTCGCCGTCCACTGCGTCTACCCGTGCGCCGCCGAACTCGACGCCACCGCGCTCCTGCGCCGCCTGCCGATCGGCGCGGAGCGGAGCGTGAAGATCCCGATCACGTGCTTCACCGCCGCCGGCCTCGACCCGAAGAAGGTCAACACCCCCTTCCTGCTCACGACGGCGGGCCGGCTCGACGCCACCCTCCACCATGTGCGCTGGGTGCCGGGAGCCGCCCAGGACCCGGACGCCACCCCGTGCGAGGCCCTCGGCTGA
- a CDS encoding SRPBCC family protein, translating to MDLNFYRFDLSWTVGHPKEAVFDALVAIDEYPRWWPDYRRVERIDDDAVAIALRSSLPYTLRVTNRFLVRDAPGGHFRLALDGDIAGWIDFAVTDRADGSTDVHITQECTARKRLLRVFAPVARRAFAHNHALTMRRGRLGLDRLLSTSHQR from the coding sequence GTGGACCTGAACTTCTACCGGTTCGACCTCTCGTGGACGGTCGGACACCCGAAGGAAGCCGTCTTCGACGCGCTCGTCGCGATCGACGAGTACCCGCGCTGGTGGCCGGACTACCGCCGGGTGGAGCGGATCGACGACGACGCGGTGGCCATCGCGCTGCGCTCCTCCCTCCCGTACACGCTGAGGGTCACCAACCGCTTCCTGGTCCGCGACGCGCCGGGTGGGCACTTCCGCCTGGCGCTCGACGGCGACATCGCCGGCTGGATCGACTTCGCGGTGACCGATCGGGCCGACGGCTCGACCGACGTCCACATCACCCAGGAGTGCACCGCGCGGAAGAGGCTGCTGCGCGTGTTCGCCCCGGTCGCCCGCCGCGCCTTCGCCCACAACCACGCCTTGACGATGCGGCGTGGTCGCCTCGGCCTGGACCGACTGCTGTCCACGAGCCACCAGCGCTGA
- a CDS encoding oxygenase MpaB family protein yields MENSGGPVPLGPDSLTWRYFGDWRNVLVMLWTGSMQNMHPRLGLAVEQHSRFFGERWKRVFRSFYPILGVVYDGARARETAVEVRGHHTAIRGADDSGAAYHALEPDVFYWAHAVFFMTTIRFGDRFMGGVPEAARRQLFAEHVQWYALYGLSMRPVPGSWEEFQTYWDDMCSRVLVDNKATRDVLDLAGLPKPHFLPAVPQALWSPLWALLARGFRWLTTGLYDPVIRDRLGLSWSDLDEHLHRVLGRAVHLAFRLVPHDRRFHPRARAGWRRSRGAVVDPVESPTRHLPG; encoded by the coding sequence GTGGAGAACAGCGGAGGTCCCGTGCCGCTGGGCCCGGACTCGTTGACGTGGCGCTACTTCGGCGACTGGCGCAACGTGCTCGTCATGCTCTGGACCGGGTCCATGCAGAACATGCACCCGCGCCTGGGCCTCGCGGTCGAACAGCACTCGCGGTTCTTCGGCGAGCGCTGGAAGCGCGTGTTCCGCTCGTTCTACCCGATCCTGGGCGTCGTCTACGACGGCGCGCGGGCCCGGGAGACCGCCGTCGAGGTGCGCGGTCACCACACCGCCATCCGGGGCGCGGACGACTCGGGCGCGGCTTACCACGCACTGGAACCGGACGTCTTCTACTGGGCGCACGCGGTGTTCTTCATGACCACGATCCGCTTCGGGGACAGGTTCATGGGCGGGGTGCCCGAGGCGGCGAGGCGGCAGCTGTTCGCCGAGCACGTCCAGTGGTACGCGCTGTACGGCCTGAGCATGCGACCGGTGCCCGGCTCGTGGGAGGAGTTCCAGACCTACTGGGACGACATGTGCTCCCGGGTGCTGGTGGACAACAAGGCCACCCGCGACGTGCTCGACCTGGCCGGCCTGCCGAAGCCCCACTTCCTGCCTGCCGTGCCGCAGGCGCTCTGGTCACCGCTGTGGGCCCTGCTCGCGCGGGGGTTCCGGTGGTTGACCACCGGGCTGTACGACCCGGTGATCCGTGATCGGTTGGGTCTGAGCTGGAGCGACCTCGACGAGCACCTGCACCGGGTCCTGGGCCGGGCCGTGCACCTGGCGTTCCGCCTCGTCCCGCACGACCGCCGGTTCCACCCCAGGGCACGTGCGGGCTGGCGTCGTTCGCGCGGAGCGGTCGTGGACCCCGTCGAGTCGCCGACCCGGCACCTCCCCGGCTGA
- a CDS encoding class I SAM-dependent methyltransferase, whose translation MSHGDSDTAERAFSFGLAARAYADLRPSYPVEAVRWGLNGTSGRVLDLAAGTGKLTECLTVVTSDVVAVEPDADMRAELERRLPRVTALDGVAEAIPLPDESVDAVFVGQALHWFDLGPALTEIARVLRPSGALVALWNHDDTGVPWVAEFAALARTTTASRHWADPLVPLPAHPRFAAFERRKYPNPQPFTAESLVRMVCTQSHMLLATPGERQRRVAELHGFLADRPATSSGGFELPMVTTAIRAVRP comes from the coding sequence ATGTCCCACGGCGACAGTGACACCGCGGAGCGGGCCTTCTCGTTCGGTCTCGCCGCACGGGCCTACGCGGACCTCCGCCCCTCCTACCCGGTCGAGGCCGTCCGGTGGGGGCTGAACGGCACCTCCGGCCGGGTCCTCGACCTCGCGGCGGGCACCGGGAAGCTGACCGAGTGCCTGACCGTGGTCACGTCGGACGTCGTGGCGGTCGAGCCGGACGCCGACATGCGCGCCGAGCTGGAGCGGCGACTGCCCCGGGTGACCGCGCTGGACGGGGTCGCCGAGGCGATCCCGCTGCCCGACGAGTCGGTGGACGCGGTGTTCGTGGGGCAGGCGCTGCACTGGTTCGACCTCGGACCGGCGCTGACCGAGATCGCGCGGGTGCTGCGACCCTCCGGCGCGCTGGTCGCGCTGTGGAACCACGACGACACCGGCGTGCCGTGGGTGGCGGAGTTCGCCGCGCTCGCCCGGACGACCACCGCGAGCCGGCACTGGGCCGACCCCCTCGTCCCGCTCCCGGCCCATCCCCGGTTCGCCGCGTTCGAACGCCGGAAGTACCCGAACCCCCAGCCGTTCACCGCCGAATCGCTGGTCCGCATGGTGTGCACCCAGTCGCACATGCTGCTGGCGACGCCGGGGGAGCGGCAGCGGCGGGTCGCCGAGCTGCACGGCTTCCTGGCCGACCGACCGGCCACCTCGTCCGGCGGGTTCGAGCTGCCGATGGTGACGACGGCGATCCGCGCGGTCAGGCCCTGA
- a CDS encoding tetratricopeptide repeat protein, with product MEYRAPRQLPATSKHFVGRAGELARLTGLASAPHGRGSRICVIEGPPGVGKTSLATRWAHDLADRFFPDGQIYLDLHGFTPGRSALDRERAVLALLSALRVAPDAVPHDADSRTALFRDLTHDRALLLILDNARDSGQVEPLLPGSRTCFVLVTSRRRPAALQALYGAEVLRLTPLARAESLELFESYLGAELAESPAVELLAEKCADLPLAVSITAASALHHSGMDLDRFAEDVRDGDLHLGSPAFDVPAVDLRAVVASSYDLLSAGAARALRLTSLYPGDSFDTRAAAALSGLSVPETDAHLHELSSHNLLLVESGRYRFHDLLRIFARERCDDLDLETDRRTALAGFLDYALHAAFRADRYLNPHRSPITVPAPPEGVALPVVGGYAAAAAWFTAEITALLAAARVAFDQGALVHAWMIPWTTVNFLHLQGRWQDLVDCLTVALAAVGSLGDVIAENRVLQSLARAYDEMGQPERAAEHYSLALVNHSRSGDTNGVANCLNGRAGSHLRAGRVEDALADARAALDTYTDRDDLVGQASTTNLLGRVHTASGSPNLAVALHGRAHRIFKRVGDRYGQAQTLDALGLTLSALGRHRAAAVCHGRAIALHEELGNTAHLVRSRNWITRALDRVGSGAWTPGPPAAAPRGDGEREGSR from the coding sequence TTGGAATACCGCGCTCCCCGCCAACTGCCGGCGACGAGCAAGCACTTCGTCGGCCGGGCGGGGGAACTCGCCCGGCTGACGGGACTGGCGAGCGCCCCGCACGGCCGGGGAAGCAGGATATGCGTGATCGAAGGGCCACCGGGTGTAGGGAAGACCAGCCTGGCGACCCGCTGGGCCCACGACCTGGCAGACCGGTTCTTCCCCGACGGGCAGATCTACCTCGACCTGCACGGGTTCACGCCGGGACGATCCGCCCTCGACCGCGAACGGGCCGTGCTCGCCCTGCTGTCCGCCCTGCGTGTCGCTCCCGACGCGGTGCCGCACGACGCCGATTCGCGCACAGCCCTGTTCCGCGACCTGACCCACGACCGCGCGTTGCTGTTGATCCTGGACAACGCCCGGGACAGCGGTCAGGTCGAGCCGCTGCTGCCCGGGAGCCGCACGTGCTTCGTGCTGGTGACCTCGCGCCGCAGACCTGCCGCGCTGCAAGCCCTGTACGGCGCGGAAGTGCTGCGGTTGACCCCCTTGGCGCGCGCCGAGTCGCTGGAGTTGTTCGAGAGCTACCTGGGCGCGGAACTGGCCGAGAGCCCCGCGGTCGAACTGTTGGCGGAGAAGTGCGCCGACTTGCCGCTGGCCGTGTCCATCACGGCGGCCTCCGCGCTGCACCACTCCGGGATGGACCTCGACAGATTCGCCGAGGACGTACGGGACGGCGACCTCCACCTCGGCTCGCCCGCCTTCGACGTCCCGGCGGTCGACCTGCGAGCCGTCGTCGCGAGTTCGTACGACCTGCTGTCCGCCGGGGCGGCGCGTGCGCTGCGGTTGACGAGCCTGTACCCGGGAGACTCCTTCGACACGCGGGCCGCCGCGGCGCTGAGCGGCCTGTCGGTGCCGGAAACCGACGCGCACCTGCACGAACTCTCCTCCCACAACCTTCTGCTCGTCGAGTCCGGTCGGTACCGCTTCCACGACCTGTTGCGGATTTTCGCGCGGGAGCGATGCGACGACCTCGATCTGGAGACCGACCGCCGCACGGCACTGGCCGGGTTCCTCGACTACGCGTTGCACGCGGCGTTCCGCGCCGACCGGTACTTGAACCCGCACCGCAGCCCCATCACCGTCCCCGCACCACCGGAGGGGGTGGCGCTGCCGGTCGTCGGCGGCTATGCGGCCGCGGCGGCGTGGTTCACCGCGGAGATCACGGCACTGCTCGCCGCCGCTCGTGTCGCGTTCGACCAGGGCGCGCTGGTCCACGCGTGGATGATCCCCTGGACGACGGTGAACTTCCTGCACCTCCAGGGCAGGTGGCAGGACTTGGTCGACTGCCTCACCGTGGCGCTCGCCGCTGTCGGGTCCCTGGGCGACGTGATCGCCGAGAACCGCGTCCTGCAGTCGCTCGCCAGGGCGTACGACGAGATGGGGCAGCCGGAGCGCGCGGCGGAGCACTACTCCCTGGCCCTGGTGAACCACAGCCGTTCGGGTGACACCAACGGTGTGGCCAACTGCCTCAACGGCAGGGCCGGGAGTCACCTGCGCGCCGGTCGCGTCGAGGACGCGCTCGCCGATGCCCGCGCGGCGTTGGACACCTACACCGATCGGGACGACCTGGTGGGGCAGGCGAGCACCACCAACCTCCTCGGGCGGGTGCATACCGCGTCGGGTTCCCCGAACCTCGCGGTGGCGTTGCACGGCCGGGCGCACCGGATCTTCAAGCGGGTGGGTGACCGGTACGGGCAAGCCCAGACCCTCGACGCCCTGGGGCTCACCCTGAGCGCTCTGGGCCGTCACCGGGCAGCGGCGGTCTGCCACGGACGTGCCATCGCGCTGCACGAGGAGTTGGGGAACACCGCCCACCTCGTCCGTTCCCGGAACTGGATCACCCGGGCGCTGGACAGGGTCGGTTCCGGTGCGTGGACACCGGGGCCACCCGCCGCAGCCCCCCGGGGCGACGGGGAACGGGAGGGGTCGCGGTGA
- a CDS encoding wax ester/triacylglycerol synthase domain-containing protein, with translation MHTTDTPGTPADFMAGAFAVLGQFAPDPTDMFIGLVFRVSGPCPSVDAVRERVASRLHRLPPMTERLVPGEVARWEPVLDFDVDHHVRVLPRQEAVATAREVFADSFDPTRPPWCLWISDNGSGTWDAYYLVHHGRQDAGGAVRTVEALLGAGEPATWRRTGDRRRSWSRGWPGAVSLLPDLLRTRLPAEPAPRWSGGEERVLGLGSVPVEDLKRVSRRSGASVNQVHLAAMAEALAGWLPPVPGRQVCLPVETRRDGEPHDDFANRIGLMRAVLPCGGDVTPAERLRAVVASASRTRVERHRRAWRDLADNAPGRVAGRVLQLITDPSRVGVTVAAVRIPELSALMGGQVLGVTAIPWLPPGHTCFASLISYGDRARLSVLVPEGAPDPAELIRLWVRAVDALDADRADVSAS, from the coding sequence ATGCACACGACTGACACACCGGGCACTCCGGCCGACTTCATGGCCGGGGCCTTCGCCGTGCTCGGGCAGTTCGCGCCCGACCCGACCGACATGTTCATCGGGCTGGTCTTCCGGGTCTCGGGACCGTGCCCGTCGGTGGACGCGGTGCGGGAACGCGTCGCGTCACGCCTGCACCGGTTGCCGCCGATGACCGAGAGGCTGGTCCCCGGCGAGGTGGCGCGCTGGGAACCGGTCCTCGACTTCGACGTGGACCACCACGTCCGGGTGTTGCCCCGCCAGGAGGCGGTGGCGACGGCACGGGAGGTGTTCGCCGACTCGTTCGACCCGACCCGGCCGCCGTGGTGCCTGTGGATCTCGGACAACGGATCGGGCACCTGGGACGCCTACTACCTGGTGCACCACGGGCGGCAGGACGCGGGTGGCGCGGTGCGCACCGTGGAGGCGCTGCTGGGCGCCGGCGAACCCGCCACGTGGCGGAGGACCGGTGACCGCCGCCGGTCGTGGTCGCGCGGGTGGCCGGGCGCGGTGTCCCTGCTGCCCGACCTGCTGCGCACCCGCCTGCCCGCCGAACCGGCCCCGCGGTGGTCCGGCGGGGAGGAGCGGGTGCTCGGGCTGGGGAGCGTGCCCGTCGAGGACCTCAAGCGGGTCTCGCGGCGCAGCGGCGCCTCGGTCAACCAGGTACACCTGGCGGCGATGGCCGAGGCGCTGGCCGGGTGGCTGCCGCCGGTGCCCGGCAGGCAGGTGTGCCTCCCCGTGGAAACCCGGCGCGACGGAGAACCGCACGACGACTTCGCCAACCGGATCGGGTTGATGCGGGCGGTCCTGCCGTGCGGTGGTGACGTGACCCCGGCCGAGAGGTTGCGGGCCGTGGTGGCCTCGGCGAGCCGGACGCGGGTCGAGCGGCACCGCCGGGCCTGGCGCGACCTGGCCGACAACGCCCCGGGGCGGGTCGCCGGCCGGGTGCTGCAGCTGATCACCGACCCCTCGCGGGTGGGCGTGACGGTGGCGGCCGTCCGCATCCCGGAGCTGTCGGCCCTGATGGGCGGACAGGTGCTCGGCGTGACGGCGATCCCGTGGCTGCCACCCGGGCACACCTGCTTCGCGTCGCTCATCAGCTACGGCGACCGGGCCCGGCTGTCCGTCCTGGTGCCCGAGGGCGCGCCCGACCCCGCCGAGCTGATCCGGCTGTGGGTGCGGGCCGTCGACGCACTGGACGCGGACCGCGCGGACGTGTCGGCGAGTTGA
- a CDS encoding glutamate ABC transporter substrate-binding protein, translating to MGVLSPNRNDAPTVLAVATALVLALAACGTVDGSLADEARDGLTIGIRFDQPGMGQRRADGKYVGFDVDVARYVAAGFGVAEEDITWREARPADRERLIEDGSVDFVVAAYSITDQRRERVAFAGPYFETGQGLLVRSTDTGITGPEALDGRELCSVTGSTSAQKVKDGFAAGVRLVEYGDYSDCVTALLAGKVDAVTTDEAILAGYVAANPELLTLVGEPFTTERYGVGLAKDDAAGLADVETSLEEMIRSGEWRAALERNLGASGMDLPEPPQVTGG from the coding sequence ATGGGAGTGTTATCCCCCAACAGGAATGACGCGCCGACCGTCCTCGCGGTCGCCACCGCGCTCGTCCTCGCCCTCGCCGCGTGCGGCACCGTCGACGGCTCGCTGGCGGACGAGGCCCGCGACGGCCTCACCATCGGCATCCGCTTCGACCAGCCGGGCATGGGGCAGCGCCGCGCCGACGGCAAGTACGTCGGCTTCGACGTGGACGTCGCCCGGTACGTCGCCGCCGGGTTCGGCGTGGCCGAGGAGGACATCACCTGGCGCGAGGCCCGCCCCGCGGACCGGGAGAGGCTGATCGAGGACGGTTCGGTCGACTTCGTCGTCGCCGCCTACTCCATCACCGACCAGCGGCGGGAACGGGTCGCGTTCGCCGGCCCCTACTTCGAGACGGGGCAGGGACTGCTGGTGCGCTCCACCGACACCGGCATCACCGGCCCGGAGGCGCTCGACGGCAGGGAACTGTGCTCGGTGACCGGGTCCACGTCGGCGCAGAAGGTCAAGGACGGCTTCGCGGCGGGTGTGCGCCTGGTCGAGTACGGCGACTACTCGGACTGCGTCACCGCGCTGCTGGCGGGCAAGGTCGACGCGGTCACCACCGACGAGGCCATCCTGGCCGGGTACGTGGCCGCGAACCCCGAGCTGCTCACGCTCGTCGGCGAACCGTTCACCACCGAGCGCTACGGCGTGGGCCTGGCCAAGGACGACGCCGCCGGCCTGGCGGACGTCGAGACCTCCCTGGAGGAGATGATCCGGTCGGGGGAGTGGCGCGCCGCGCTGGAGCGCAACCTCGGCGCTTCCGGCATGGACCTCCCCGAGCCCCCGCAGGTGACCGGCGGGTAG
- a CDS encoding MFS transporter: MTPDRRPVVLLVCTLSVFLVGVDATAVTLALPALRRGLDVPPAVLPWVVGGYGLALASFLVLAGGVADRWGRRRVFRVGLAVFAAGAAVCAVAPDHRVLLAGRVVQGVGASMLNPVSLSIVLTTFPGPEERARALGVWGAVMGLSMASGPLVGGAVVHAFGWRAVFVLVAVLGCGVFVAATAVVPESTASRARRVDPLGQVLVVLLFFVLMRAVAVSGVPALVWASGALVLAGVFVGHGLRRRDPFVDPRLFRITALWVSALAAVVLFVALGGFLLRASSYWQEVRGLSAAASGLMTLPMPLAVVLCAWSAPRVRGRLGTGGAFVLGGVVVLAAELVLVRVGAHSPTWAPVVGEALFGAGFGLTNALITALATERVEGDRVGVVAGITSTCRQFGLAVGAIRA; this comes from the coding sequence GTGACGCCCGACCGCCGACCGGTCGTCCTGCTGGTGTGCACCCTGAGCGTGTTCCTCGTCGGCGTGGACGCCACGGCCGTCACCCTCGCGCTGCCGGCGCTCCGGCGGGGGTTGGACGTTCCCCCCGCCGTGCTGCCGTGGGTGGTCGGCGGCTACGGCCTCGCCCTGGCGAGCTTCCTGGTGCTGGCCGGCGGGGTGGCCGACCGCTGGGGTCGTCGCCGGGTGTTCCGGGTGGGGTTGGCGGTCTTCGCGGCCGGTGCCGCGGTGTGCGCGGTGGCGCCCGACCACCGGGTGCTCCTCGCCGGTCGGGTGGTGCAGGGTGTCGGGGCGTCGATGCTCAACCCGGTGTCGCTCTCGATCGTCCTGACCACGTTCCCCGGGCCGGAGGAGAGGGCACGCGCGCTCGGCGTGTGGGGTGCGGTCATGGGGTTGAGCATGGCGTCGGGTCCGCTCGTCGGTGGCGCGGTGGTGCACGCGTTCGGGTGGCGGGCGGTGTTCGTCCTGGTCGCCGTGCTCGGCTGCGGGGTGTTCGTCGCGGCGACGGCCGTGGTGCCGGAGTCCACCGCGTCGCGGGCGCGGCGGGTCGACCCGCTCGGTCAGGTGTTGGTGGTCCTGCTGTTCTTCGTCCTGATGCGGGCGGTGGCGGTGTCCGGGGTGCCGGCCCTCGTGTGGGCGTCGGGGGCCCTGGTCCTGGCCGGGGTCTTCGTCGGCCACGGGCTGCGCAGGCGTGACCCGTTCGTCGACCCGCGGCTGTTCCGGATCACCGCGCTGTGGGTGTCCGCGCTCGCGGCGGTCGTGCTGTTCGTGGCCCTCGGCGGGTTCCTGCTGAGGGCCTCGTCGTACTGGCAGGAGGTGCGGGGCCTCTCGGCGGCGGCGTCCGGTCTGATGACCTTGCCGATGCCGCTGGCGGTCGTGCTGTGCGCCTGGTCCGCCCCGCGCGTGCGCGGCCGGCTCGGCACCGGGGGCGCCTTCGTGCTCGGTGGCGTGGTGGTGCTCGCGGCCGAACTGGTGCTGGTCCGGGTGGGGGCGCACTCGCCCACGTGGGCGCCGGTGGTCGGGGAGGCGCTCTTCGGCGCGGGTTTCGGGTTGACCAACGCGCTGATCACCGCCTTGGCCACCGAACGCGTCGAGGGTGACCGCGTGGGTGTGGTCGCGGGCATCACCTCGACGTGCCGGCAGTTCGGTCTGGCGGTGGGGGCGATCAGGGCCTGA
- a CDS encoding PrpF domain-containing protein codes for MLSSPNIAVLPSRRLLRIPATLMRGGTSKCVIFHAEDLAGHDIALDDILLSAFGSVDPSQVDGVGGATSTTSKAAVVSPSSRPGVDVEFLFAQVGIGNQVVEYGSNCGNCATAVGLHAIQTGLVAPRAGTTVVRMLNLNTGTLLTAAVATEHGAIPECGDALVPGSLSRTGVPVALGFVDPVGRTSGRLLPSGRAVDVVGALEATLVDAGAPAMFIDARGFGAGTVEGIREASSELISLRRQGAVRMGLVPPGAPVPDAIPKVGLVAPPTAYTTTSGRRVGADEHDVSVRMMSMFAPHPAIGLTSAVALAAAAVTAGTVPNRIVGGGVAPTIRLGTAAGVVELGTRVDGAGVLREVVFQRVARRIATMELFVPCGGG; via the coding sequence GTGCTGTCTTCCCCGAACATCGCCGTCCTTCCCTCCCGACGACTGCTGCGCATCCCCGCGACGCTCATGCGCGGCGGGACCAGCAAGTGCGTGATCTTCCACGCCGAGGACCTCGCGGGCCACGACATCGCGCTGGACGACATCCTGCTGTCCGCGTTCGGCTCCGTCGACCCGAGCCAGGTCGACGGGGTCGGCGGCGCCACGTCGACCACGTCCAAGGCGGCGGTCGTCTCCCCGTCGTCGAGGCCCGGTGTCGACGTGGAGTTCCTGTTCGCCCAGGTCGGCATCGGCAACCAGGTCGTCGAGTACGGCAGCAACTGCGGCAACTGCGCCACCGCCGTCGGCCTCCACGCGATCCAGACCGGACTGGTGGCGCCCCGCGCGGGCACCACGGTGGTGCGGATGCTCAACCTCAACACCGGCACGCTGCTCACCGCCGCGGTCGCCACCGAGCACGGCGCCATCCCCGAGTGCGGTGACGCGCTCGTGCCCGGATCGCTCAGTCGCACGGGTGTGCCCGTCGCACTCGGCTTCGTCGACCCCGTGGGCCGCACTTCCGGGCGCCTGTTGCCCTCGGGGCGCGCGGTGGACGTGGTGGGCGCTCTCGAAGCGACCCTCGTCGACGCCGGGGCGCCGGCCATGTTCATCGACGCCCGCGGCTTCGGCGCGGGCACGGTCGAGGGCATCCGGGAGGCGAGCTCCGAACTGATCTCCCTGCGTCGCCAGGGCGCGGTCCGGATGGGACTGGTGCCACCGGGCGCGCCGGTGCCCGACGCCATCCCGAAGGTCGGCCTCGTCGCACCGCCCACCGCGTACACGACCACCTCCGGTCGCCGCGTGGGGGCCGACGAGCACGACGTGTCCGTCCGGATGATGTCGATGTTCGCGCCGCACCCGGCGATCGGCCTCACCTCGGCGGTGGCGCTCGCCGCGGCCGCCGTCACGGCCGGCACGGTGCCCAACCGGATCGTCGGTGGCGGTGTCGCGCCCACGATCCGGTTGGGCACGGCGGCCGGCGTGGTCGAGCTGGGCACGCGGGTGGACGGGGCCGGTGTGCTGCGCGAGGTGGTCTTCCAGCGGGTGGCGCGGCGCATCGCGACCATGGAGCTGTTCGTGCCGTGCGGCGGCGGGTGA